From Lepisosteus oculatus isolate fLepOcu1 chromosome 8, fLepOcu1.hap2, whole genome shotgun sequence, one genomic window encodes:
- the fhl1a gene encoding four and a half LIM domains protein 1a isoform X2 — MTDRFDCFYCRDSLHGKKYVKKEDKHCCVRCFDKLCANTCAECRRPIGADSKELHHKNRYWHDDCFRCAKCYKPLASEPFSTKDDKILCGKCSSREDSPRCHGCYKPVLPGSQNVEYKHNVWHEDCFTCFQCKQPIRSQSFLTKGDDIYCSPCHEKKFAKHCVHCKQAITTGGISYQDQPWHAECFVCLTCKKPLAGQRFTSHEDQVYCVDCYKTSVAKKCSGCQNPITGFGRGTNVVTYEGSSWHDYCFNCKKCSLSLANKRFVIHSDNIYCPDCAKKL, encoded by the exons ATGACGGACCGCTTCGACTGCTTCTACTGCCGCGACTCGCTGCACGGGAAGAAGTACGTGAAGAAGGAAGACAAGCACTGCTGCGTGCGCTGCTTCGACAAGCTGTGCGCCAACACCTGCGCCGAGTGCCGCCGCCCCATCGGCGCCGACTCCAAG GAGCTGCACCACAAGAACCGCTACTGGCACGACGACTGCTTCCGCTGCGCCAAGTGCTACAAGCCGCTGGCCAGCGAGCCCTTCAGCACCAAGGATGACAAGATCCTGTGCGGCAAGTGCAGCTCCCGGGAGGACTCCCCCCGCTGCCACGGCTGCTACAAGCCCGTCCTGCCAG GCTCTCAGAACGTGGAGTACAAGCACAACGTCTGGCACGAGGACTGCTTCACCTGCTTCCAGTGCAAGCAGCCCATCCGCTCGCAGAGCTTCCTGACCAAGGGAGACGACATTTACTGCTCCCCCTGCCACGAGAAGAAGTTCGCCAAGCACTGTGTCCACTGCAAGCAG GCCATCACCACCGGGGGCATCAGCTACCAGGACCAGCCCTGGCACGCCGAGTGCTTCGTGTGTCTGACCTGCAAGAAGCCCCTGGCCGGCCAGCGCTTCACCTCCCACGAGGACCAGGTGTACTGCGTGGACTGCTACAAGACCTCCGTGGCCAAGAAGTGCTCCGGCTGCCAGAACCCCATCACTG GGTTCGGCCGAGGGACCAACGTGGTCACCTACGAGGGCAGCTCCTGGCACGACTACTGCTTCAACTGCAAGAAGTGCTCCCTCTCGCTGGCCAACAAGCGCTTCGTCATTCACAGTGACAACATCTACTGCCCCGACTGCGCCAAGAAACTGTGA
- the fhl1a gene encoding four and a half LIM domains protein 1a isoform X1 has protein sequence MAFYRHSGPRSYTTGTMTDRFDCFYCRDSLHGKKYVKKEDKHCCVRCFDKLCANTCAECRRPIGADSKELHHKNRYWHDDCFRCAKCYKPLASEPFSTKDDKILCGKCSSREDSPRCHGCYKPVLPGSQNVEYKHNVWHEDCFTCFQCKQPIRSQSFLTKGDDIYCSPCHEKKFAKHCVHCKQAITTGGISYQDQPWHAECFVCLTCKKPLAGQRFTSHEDQVYCVDCYKTSVAKKCSGCQNPITGFGRGTNVVTYEGSSWHDYCFNCKKCSLSLANKRFVIHSDNIYCPDCAKKL, from the exons ATGgctttctataggcactcag GCCCGCGGAGCTACACCACCGGCACCATGACGGACCGCTTCGACTGCTTCTACTGCCGCGACTCGCTGCACGGGAAGAAGTACGTGAAGAAGGAAGACAAGCACTGCTGCGTGCGCTGCTTCGACAAGCTGTGCGCCAACACCTGCGCCGAGTGCCGCCGCCCCATCGGCGCCGACTCCAAG GAGCTGCACCACAAGAACCGCTACTGGCACGACGACTGCTTCCGCTGCGCCAAGTGCTACAAGCCGCTGGCCAGCGAGCCCTTCAGCACCAAGGATGACAAGATCCTGTGCGGCAAGTGCAGCTCCCGGGAGGACTCCCCCCGCTGCCACGGCTGCTACAAGCCCGTCCTGCCAG GCTCTCAGAACGTGGAGTACAAGCACAACGTCTGGCACGAGGACTGCTTCACCTGCTTCCAGTGCAAGCAGCCCATCCGCTCGCAGAGCTTCCTGACCAAGGGAGACGACATTTACTGCTCCCCCTGCCACGAGAAGAAGTTCGCCAAGCACTGTGTCCACTGCAAGCAG GCCATCACCACCGGGGGCATCAGCTACCAGGACCAGCCCTGGCACGCCGAGTGCTTCGTGTGTCTGACCTGCAAGAAGCCCCTGGCCGGCCAGCGCTTCACCTCCCACGAGGACCAGGTGTACTGCGTGGACTGCTACAAGACCTCCGTGGCCAAGAAGTGCTCCGGCTGCCAGAACCCCATCACTG GGTTCGGCCGAGGGACCAACGTGGTCACCTACGAGGGCAGCTCCTGGCACGACTACTGCTTCAACTGCAAGAAGTGCTCCCTCTCGCTGGCCAACAAGCGCTTCGTCATTCACAGTGACAACATCTACTGCCCCGACTGCGCCAAGAAACTGTGA